In Candidatus Obscuribacterales bacterium, the genomic stretch AAACCAACAATCAATATAACGATTAGGCAATATAGCTTAAGCGAATCTCACCTAATCTTGAGCTTCAGCCAGGCCACTATCTACCACCAGTCATCGCGTCTCCATGCGATCGCTCCCTCTTACCTAAACTTACCTCAACAATCAGCCCAAAGGATCATGACACCTAAACGATCTCTACTAGCTAGAATTTGCAAGAGCATTGCCGTTAAGCTCTATCTTGGAGCTGACACAAAACAACACCTTTTAGCACTGCTTAGGAACTTGTCATACTTGATACGTCCTTAACTCAACAAGTATGAAGATACGTTTCATGTTTTGGCAAAATGAAAACCTAAGTAGTCCTCCGGAGTGTTTACCGCTCAAAACTTGGTAGAACAAGGGAAGGTAATGTACCAGGAATTAGTTAGGGGCAAAGATTATGGCATTAGATCCTCATCAATTCATGAGCAAGATGTCGAGCCGGATTGGATTTAGCACTGAAGATAGAGATTTGTTAAAAAATAATGCGGACTGGGGCTTAAAAGTTGCACCGGACATGGCAGATTGTTTCTATGCCTATTTAGGGCGTGATGAAGAAATGAACACGATTCTTAATGCAACGGAGGGGAGAATTCACCGTCTTCGAGAAACGTTTGTGGAGTGGTTCCATGAAATGTTTACAGGCATGGATGATTGGGGCGACGCCTATGCCGATCGCCGCTGGCGCATTGGGCTGATTCACGTTCGCATTGGCATCGGGCCGCAGCATGTGGTGCCAGCTATGGCGACTGTGGTGCACGAAGTTGGCCAACAACTCAAAGCTGAAGGTAAGTCTGAGGAACTGAAGGAAGCTCTTGGCAAAATCTGCATGATTGACCTGACGTTTATTGAGCAAGCCTATATCGAAGTCTCTGCCGCCGCTGTTTTGAAGGAAACGGGCTGGACAGAAGGGTTGTTCAAGCGACTCATCAGCACGGGCGCAAATTCTATGTAGGTCACCGTAGATCACCGTCCACAGAGTCCTGTTGTACTATCAAATTCGATTAGACCTGCTATTCATTCAAGTCTGTGGCAGCACCTAGGTGTCTGGAGCACTTTTGCCAAGGGGGCAGTGAAGCGGGGGATCGAAAGCAGGATGCCCCAGCGAGGAACATTCCACTGGACTTGATGATAAGTGCAGGGAGCGAT encodes the following:
- a CDS encoding protoglobin domain-containing protein, with translation MALDPHQFMSKMSSRIGFSTEDRDLLKNNADWGLKVAPDMADCFYAYLGRDEEMNTILNATEGRIHRLRETFVEWFHEMFTGMDDWGDAYADRRWRIGLIHVRIGIGPQHVVPAMATVVHEVGQQLKAEGKSEELKEALGKICMIDLTFIEQAYIEVSAAAVLKETGWTEGLFKRLISTGANSM